The following are encoded in a window of Candidatus Electrothrix rattekaaiensis genomic DNA:
- a CDS encoding TrmH family RNA methyltransferase — translation MSQPITTLSGSGLILVRPKYPENIGASARIACNFGIEQLTVVAEEAPDQERMLKMATHKASHLIRDLRFVDNTREAAEPYHFIVGTTARQGRHRVLEKAPHAVMTELASLAASHRIGLMFGQESSGLTNEDLDFCQFTSTIPTADFSSLNLAQAVAIHCYELSMAISRQNEPDDMYGESQYANSYDLEGMYEHIEQALTKITFIRHTNKTYWMRNIRQFLSRTKIKKKEASLIRGVCRKFLWHSRQEEEKGQEEKDGE, via the coding sequence TTGTCTCAACCAATTACTACCCTGTCCGGTAGCGGCCTGATACTGGTTCGTCCGAAATACCCGGAAAATATTGGAGCCTCCGCCCGTATCGCTTGCAACTTCGGTATTGAACAGCTGACCGTGGTTGCAGAGGAAGCACCGGATCAGGAGCGGATGTTGAAGATGGCCACTCATAAGGCAAGTCATCTTATTCGTGATCTCCGATTCGTTGATAACACCCGTGAGGCCGCAGAACCCTATCATTTCATTGTCGGCACAACGGCTCGGCAAGGGAGGCACCGGGTTCTGGAAAAGGCCCCGCACGCAGTTATGACTGAGCTGGCTTCGCTGGCTGCTAGTCATCGAATCGGCCTGATGTTCGGGCAGGAAAGCAGTGGCCTGACCAATGAAGACCTTGATTTCTGCCAGTTCACCTCCACCATCCCTACAGCGGATTTTTCCTCGCTCAATCTGGCTCAGGCGGTTGCCATTCATTGCTATGAGCTTTCTATGGCGATCAGCAGGCAGAACGAACCGGATGATATGTATGGTGAGAGTCAATATGCCAATTCTTATGATCTGGAGGGGATGTATGAACATATTGAACAGGCCCTGACTAAGATTACCTTTATCCGCCACACCAATAAGACCTATTGGATGCGCAATATCCGTCAGTTTCTCAGTCGTACCAAGATTAAAAAGAAAGAGGCTAGTTTGATTCGTGGGGTGTGCAGGAAATTTCTCTGGCACAGCCGACAGGAGGAGGAGAAGGGACAGGAGGAAAAAGACGGTGAGTAA
- a CDS encoding DUF350 domain-containing protein, producing MINFTETAELYYGMLYIILGIAVLALSKFIVNLMTPYKINKELIHSDNPALGVTLAGYYAGVVIIFLGSVIGESGTASATVGSLFLEAGIDLCYAVFGILALNLCRKVVDLAILYKFSTVKEIITDRNVGTGAVEAGAMIATAMMIAGAVNGEGSFLSTLVFFILGMGLLILFSHFHAFLTPYDDHDEIEKDNVAAGAYLGFSLIALGIIVLKATAGDFISWGYNLSWFAGYAVLGFLGLAVLQKIILMIFLPGANIEEEISRDRNLNIAWIGGTMSIGIATFIFFLL from the coding sequence ATGATCAATTTCACAGAAACCGCTGAACTGTATTACGGTATGCTGTATATCATTCTGGGAATTGCCGTGCTGGCACTCAGTAAATTTATCGTCAACCTGATGACTCCCTATAAAATAAATAAGGAGCTGATTCATTCCGATAATCCGGCCTTGGGCGTTACCTTGGCAGGCTATTATGCCGGAGTGGTCATCATTTTTCTCGGATCGGTCATCGGAGAAAGCGGGACAGCGTCGGCAACTGTCGGCAGTCTTTTCCTTGAAGCCGGGATTGATCTGTGTTATGCCGTGTTCGGTATCCTGGCCCTGAATCTCTGCCGCAAGGTGGTGGATCTGGCTATTCTCTATAAATTCAGCACGGTCAAGGAAATCATAACCGATCGCAATGTGGGGACCGGAGCAGTAGAGGCCGGGGCCATGATTGCGACGGCCATGATGATCGCCGGGGCAGTCAACGGTGAGGGGTCGTTCCTCTCCACCTTGGTTTTCTTTATCCTCGGCATGGGCCTGCTCATTCTGTTCAGCCATTTCCATGCCTTCCTGACCCCTTATGACGACCACGATGAAATAGAAAAAGATAACGTGGCTGCCGGTGCCTATCTCGGTTTTTCTCTGATCGCACTCGGAATTATTGTGCTCAAGGCCACTGCTGGCGATTTTATCAGTTGGGGCTATAATCTCTCCTGGTTTGCTGGCTATGCGGTGCTGGGTTTTCTCGGACTGGCCGTGCTCCAAAAGATAATCCTGATGATCTTTCTGCCCGGTGCGAATATTGAAGAGGAAATCAGCCGTGATCGCAACCTGAATATCGCCTGGATCGGCGGCACCATGAGTATCGGTATTGCTACTTTTATTTTCTTTCTGCTATAA
- a CDS encoding HD domain-containing protein yields MGRFDLEKYRQEMSSFIGSGDETSVFYEALDFAFSAHDGQMRKSGDPYIIHPCATARILAEEMDVHNCEILAAGLLHDTIEDVEDITPEVIRKKFGPNVEAIVVGCTKVKHHSGDKQALKKLVHRKLFTGAAVRPEVMVVKLADRMHNLRTLGSMPRYKRQRIAEETLDFYAPLATILGLFALKRELYTRALSYKFPKQGQKLRQYINRLEKNPNLVSLTTNLNEGLTAAGVKAEIAVRTKGLWGYYDIRNQILKKELEVPQEILITVEQRTCCYQTLGILNQLYPPIPRTIRDFIANPKPTGYQGLHARAIIEGNKYLFKIRTEEMARSAQRGLVKDWNPNEKNQGRFVREIQEMFEILGNNDAVSYRDMIAAGGRKEIYTYTPQGDLICLPVHSVVLDFAFRIHTDIGHTCTGAIIGNRKVKPNEVLQDGNVVRILRRNQPINFDLSMQHCCQTPRARSELTKVFRKRIQAVSMETGRSVLEQEMRRYGLSYDLLEQQGMEHILVYFNLASREELLQEVGQGQLRLRELIYEIRNGLQMRSNDILPQPTGILNRIELTTVDPVVVKSSACCKPTPLDKGSVGLLSRRGISHHCKDCFQLKKMKFQREDAVEVHWKLSATPVKKEQKITILAATAKRVFKLISLAPDALQVTDVLRTGQKSTAVPSWEVRFTVTNLQGLKRIIRHLDRSDLRYSFDFEQ; encoded by the coding sequence ATGGGGCGGTTTGATCTGGAAAAGTATCGACAAGAGATGTCATCATTCATAGGCTCGGGAGATGAGACTTCGGTATTCTATGAGGCCCTGGACTTCGCTTTTTCCGCTCATGACGGTCAGATGCGCAAGTCCGGCGATCCGTATATTATCCATCCCTGTGCAACCGCCCGCATCCTTGCCGAGGAAATGGATGTTCATAACTGTGAAATCCTAGCAGCTGGCCTGCTCCACGATACCATCGAGGATGTGGAGGACATCACGCCGGAGGTGATCCGGAAAAAATTCGGGCCCAATGTGGAAGCCATTGTGGTCGGGTGTACCAAGGTCAAGCACCATAGCGGGGATAAGCAGGCCCTGAAAAAACTCGTTCATCGCAAACTTTTCACCGGTGCAGCGGTCCGACCAGAGGTGATGGTGGTCAAACTAGCCGACCGGATGCATAACCTGCGCACCCTCGGCTCTATGCCCCGGTATAAACGACAACGCATTGCCGAAGAAACTCTGGATTTTTACGCCCCCCTGGCCACCATACTCGGCCTCTTTGCCCTGAAACGTGAACTGTACACCCGGGCACTTTCCTATAAATTCCCCAAACAGGGACAGAAGCTCAGGCAGTATATCAATAGGTTAGAAAAAAATCCTAATTTAGTTAGCCTCACCACCAATCTGAACGAGGGCCTAACTGCTGCCGGTGTCAAGGCAGAGATAGCCGTCCGTACCAAGGGGCTCTGGGGCTATTATGATATTAGGAACCAAATCCTCAAAAAAGAACTGGAAGTGCCTCAGGAAATCCTGATCACTGTGGAACAAAGAACCTGTTGCTACCAGACCCTTGGTATCTTGAACCAACTCTATCCGCCTATCCCCAGAACCATCCGCGACTTTATCGCCAACCCCAAACCCACTGGCTATCAGGGGTTGCATGCGCGGGCGATTATTGAAGGAAATAAATACCTCTTTAAAATCCGCACCGAAGAGATGGCCCGCAGTGCCCAGCGCGGCTTGGTCAAGGACTGGAATCCCAACGAGAAGAATCAGGGTCGTTTTGTCCGAGAAATCCAAGAGATGTTCGAAATCCTTGGCAATAACGATGCTGTTTCCTACCGGGATATGATCGCTGCTGGCGGACGCAAGGAGATCTACACCTATACACCTCAGGGTGATCTTATCTGCCTGCCAGTGCATTCCGTGGTTCTCGATTTTGCCTTCCGTATCCACACAGATATTGGCCACACCTGTACAGGGGCAATTATCGGCAACCGAAAGGTGAAGCCAAATGAGGTGCTACAGGACGGTAATGTGGTCAGGATTCTTCGCCGGAATCAGCCGATCAATTTTGACCTGAGCATGCAGCATTGTTGCCAAACCCCGAGGGCCAGAAGCGAGTTGACCAAGGTCTTTCGCAAACGAATTCAGGCTGTGTCGATGGAAACAGGTCGTTCCGTATTGGAGCAAGAAATGCGCCGCTACGGCCTTTCCTACGATCTGCTTGAGCAGCAGGGCATGGAGCATATCCTGGTCTATTTCAATCTCGCCTCACGAGAAGAGCTCCTTCAAGAGGTAGGCCAGGGGCAGCTACGTTTGCGGGAGTTGATCTACGAGATCCGCAACGGCTTGCAGATGAGAAGCAATGACATCTTACCGCAACCCACTGGAATTCTAAACCGAATCGAGTTAACTACGGTTGATCCGGTTGTGGTCAAATCATCAGCCTGCTGCAAACCAACTCCGCTGGATAAGGGCAGCGTGGGCCTACTCAGCAGACGGGGCATCTCCCACCATTGCAAGGACTGCTTTCAGCTAAAAAAAATGAAATTTCAGCGAGAAGATGCGGTTGAGGTGCATTGGAAGCTCTCTGCCACCCCTGTAAAAAAAGAGCAGAAGATCACCATTCTCGCGGCAACGGCAAAACGTGTCTTTAAACTCATTTCTCTTGCCCCGGATGCCCTGCAAGTCACGGATGTGCTAAGAACCGGGCAGAAATCAACTGCCGTCCCCTCCTGGGAGGTGCGCTTTACAGTGACAAATCTCCAAGGGCTGAAAAGAATTATCCGCCACCTGGATCGCTCGGATCTGCGCTATTCCTTTGATTTTGAGCAGTAA
- a CDS encoding S-adenosylmethionine decarboxylase, translating to MEEGTVFHAALSFRNVGANLGDKKLLQKVAERIVGHFRLDVVDVHWHYYAPVGITGVYVLQQSSLTLHTWPEFKKLVIDVTTCGSEVDLEIILPELKAVLCTNTVQLSAEIL from the coding sequence ATGGAAGAAGGCACTGTATTCCATGCCGCGCTCTCCTTTCGGAATGTGGGAGCGAATCTCGGTGATAAGAAATTACTGCAAAAGGTGGCGGAACGAATCGTTGGGCATTTCCGCCTGGATGTGGTTGATGTGCATTGGCATTACTATGCCCCTGTTGGCATCACCGGGGTTTATGTCCTGCAACAATCCAGTCTGACCCTGCATACTTGGCCGGAATTTAAAAAACTGGTTATTGATGTCACCACCTGCGGCTCTGAGGTGGATCTGGAAATCATCCTGCCGGAATTAAAGGCAGTGCTATGCACAAATACGGTGCAGCTTTCTGCAGAGATTCTTTAG
- the rnr gene encoding ribonuclease R, whose protein sequence is MAKKRNRGSRKTTGVPKTRQHNDQEHSLSKTLLSFFRKQTKPVSLDTIINELTPTPPSRKLLKETLASLEKDGKLNRRRQRWVIANRQEPVRATLSLTAKGFGFAVLEGNVARQQKDVFIPAAALNGATHGDTVLIQPAGSPKRPEGEVVEVEKRAFTHVCGIYMSGKNTGYVAPDNDKLPTSIQVRRNDAMDADDGMAVRVEILDYGAKQRMPVGRVVEILGSAESVAVQIRMTVEQFQLSRSFPENVERAAANLVPLTEPESGRKDLRYLRHVTIDGATAKDFDDAIAVQKTKKGFRLFVSIADVSHYVRPGSAIDQEAYQRGTSVYLPDLVLPMLPERLSNDLCSLVPDQDRPAFTAILDFDQQGLRNGAKFTRSMIRSHQRFTYDTVNQAIYLGDKDVRREHKSLLPMLEKAKDLAALLNKQRMQRGALGFTVPESNIELEGDSVRSITRLKRNQAHLLIEEFMLAANEAVGETLDQAGASVLFRVHEEPDEAKVKDFAELAWSLGLKLPKAELTPSWFAGALEVARDSSAEYVVNNLLLRTMQRARYTPTNYGHFGLAAEYYIHFTSPIRRYPDLVAHRVMQNLLLRKTGKTGKIGKATGERKGQQGKILPAGVNAEAAGTFLSARERVAVEAERDVQARLAALYLRDKVTEQFEAIISGVTSFGLFVELVDCLISGAIPVSEMKDDYYRYDNKGHKLVGERTGKILRLGDLVQVQLDQVDMLSRKITFSLVDQKEK, encoded by the coding sequence ATGGCAAAAAAAAGAAATAGAGGGTCCAGGAAGACAACTGGGGTCCCGAAGACTCGGCAGCACAACGATCAAGAACATTCCCTGAGCAAAACCTTGCTCTCCTTTTTCCGGAAACAGACAAAACCGGTCTCTCTGGATACAATCATAAACGAGCTCACTCCGACCCCGCCTTCCCGAAAGCTCCTCAAAGAAACGCTTGCCAGCCTGGAAAAAGACGGCAAGCTTAATCGGCGAAGACAGCGTTGGGTCATCGCGAACAGGCAAGAGCCGGTCCGTGCGACCCTTTCCCTCACCGCGAAAGGCTTTGGTTTTGCCGTGCTTGAGGGCAATGTGGCCAGACAGCAGAAGGATGTTTTTATTCCTGCCGCAGCCCTGAACGGGGCAACCCACGGCGATACGGTTCTGATACAGCCTGCCGGCTCTCCCAAACGTCCAGAGGGAGAAGTTGTGGAGGTGGAGAAACGGGCTTTCACCCATGTCTGCGGCATATACATGAGCGGGAAAAATACCGGTTATGTGGCCCCGGATAATGATAAGCTGCCCACCAGTATCCAGGTCCGCCGCAATGATGCTATGGATGCCGATGACGGGATGGCGGTGCGGGTGGAGATCCTTGATTACGGTGCCAAACAGCGAATGCCGGTGGGCAGGGTTGTGGAAATTCTCGGGTCGGCGGAATCAGTGGCGGTGCAGATTCGTATGACTGTGGAGCAGTTTCAGCTGTCCCGTTCGTTTCCGGAAAACGTGGAACGGGCGGCAGCCAATCTCGTACCGCTGACCGAACCGGAATCGGGCAGAAAAGATTTGCGTTATCTCCGCCATGTCACCATTGACGGGGCCACGGCCAAGGATTTTGACGATGCCATTGCGGTTCAGAAAACCAAGAAGGGCTTTCGCCTCTTTGTCTCCATTGCCGATGTCAGCCATTATGTGCGACCGGGATCTGCCATTGATCAGGAGGCTTATCAGCGCGGTACCAGCGTGTATCTGCCGGATCTGGTCCTGCCCATGCTGCCGGAGCGGCTTTCCAATGATCTCTGCTCCCTGGTTCCTGATCAGGATCGCCCAGCCTTTACTGCTATCTTGGATTTTGACCAACAAGGCCTTAGGAATGGGGCCAAATTTACCCGGAGTATGATCCGCAGCCATCAGCGTTTTACCTATGATACGGTCAATCAGGCCATTTATCTCGGCGATAAGGACGTGCGACGGGAACATAAATCCCTGCTGCCCATGTTGGAAAAAGCCAAAGACCTTGCCGCCCTGCTCAATAAGCAGCGTATGCAGCGAGGGGCCTTGGGCTTTACTGTCCCGGAGAGCAATATTGAGCTTGAAGGAGACAGTGTCCGTTCTATCACTCGGCTGAAACGGAATCAGGCGCATCTGCTGATTGAGGAATTTATGCTGGCTGCTAACGAGGCAGTGGGCGAGACCCTGGATCAAGCCGGTGCTTCAGTTTTATTTCGGGTGCATGAAGAACCGGATGAGGCGAAAGTGAAGGATTTTGCTGAGCTGGCTTGGTCGCTGGGACTGAAACTTCCTAAAGCGGAACTCACGCCTTCCTGGTTTGCCGGGGCTCTGGAAGTTGCCAGGGATTCTTCAGCGGAATATGTAGTCAATAATCTTCTGCTTCGCACCATGCAGCGGGCCAGATACACGCCGACGAATTACGGCCATTTTGGGCTGGCCGCAGAATACTATATCCATTTCACCTCGCCTATCCGGCGTTATCCAGATCTGGTGGCTCATCGGGTCATGCAGAATCTTTTGCTCAGAAAAACGGGAAAAACCGGCAAAATTGGTAAAGCCACTGGCGAGCGAAAAGGACAGCAGGGAAAAATCCTGCCTGCTGGAGTAAACGCGGAAGCCGCCGGAACCTTTCTTTCTGCCCGTGAACGGGTTGCAGTAGAGGCGGAACGCGATGTTCAAGCTCGGCTGGCTGCCCTGTATCTGCGCGATAAGGTGACTGAGCAGTTTGAGGCGATCATTTCCGGGGTGACCTCCTTTGGTCTTTTTGTGGAATTAGTCGATTGTCTCATTAGCGGGGCAATTCCGGTGAGTGAGATGAAGGATGACTATTACCGTTATGATAATAAGGGCCATAAATTAGTCGGTGAGCGGACAGGGAAGATCCTTCGGTTGGGTGACCTTGTTCAGGTGCAGCTTGATCAGGTCGACATGTTGAGCAGGAAAATCACTTTTTCTCTGGTTGATCAGAAAGAGAAATAA
- a CDS encoding polyamine aminopropyltransferase, with translation MPSDQFRLTKSRAAVLQVSVLVVALCGIVYELLIATVSSYLLGDSVRQFSVTIGLFMAAMGLGAYITRFVNHHLIARFVIIEILVALVGGLSTVILFLVFPWTGFYQPTMYGLIIIIGTLVGMEIPLLTRVLSETGDIRRSIADVLSLDYVGALIGSVAFPLFLLPFLGLFRASFVIGFFNAGVALFNVAVFSTLLRFPRRYAALALLVCALLISTLITNERITAFAEGQLYADRIIFSEQTPYQKIVLTREEGINRHRLYLDGHIQFAEVDEYRYHEALVHPVLSSPGPRKEVLILGGGDGLAVREILKYNEVQRIILVDIDPAITRICSTLAPITRLNQGSLDDPRVRIYNEDAFAFLRQSKEIFDRVIIDLPDPHNEALSKLYSVEFYTLLARRLTADGLVVSQSTSPLMTRETFRAIGETMGSAGFEVLRYKVNVPSFAGDWGFTLAGRPGHLPTAFAIPEAKTRFLTSRVMEAATVFAKDEQVVSALTNSLFEPKLYLTYNREAARW, from the coding sequence ATGCCTTCTGATCAATTTCGCCTGACCAAGTCACGGGCAGCGGTGCTGCAAGTCTCCGTGCTGGTGGTCGCGCTCTGCGGCATTGTCTATGAGCTGCTTATCGCCACGGTTTCTTCCTATCTGCTCGGTGACTCGGTACGCCAGTTTTCCGTCACCATCGGCCTGTTCATGGCGGCAATGGGTCTCGGTGCCTATATCACCCGCTTTGTGAACCACCACCTCATTGCTCGTTTCGTGATCATTGAAATCCTAGTGGCTTTAGTCGGCGGCCTCTCCACGGTGATCCTCTTTCTGGTGTTCCCCTGGACAGGATTTTATCAGCCCACCATGTACGGGCTGATTATCATCATAGGTACCTTGGTGGGCATGGAGATCCCTCTGCTGACCCGAGTTCTGAGCGAGACCGGCGATATTCGCCGTTCCATTGCTGATGTCCTTTCCCTGGATTACGTGGGTGCCCTGATCGGCTCTGTTGCCTTTCCCCTGTTTCTTTTACCCTTTCTGGGCCTGTTTCGAGCAAGCTTTGTTATCGGTTTTTTTAATGCCGGAGTAGCCCTGTTCAATGTCGCTGTTTTTTCGACCCTGCTCCGCTTTCCGAGAAGATATGCCGCCTTAGCCCTTTTGGTCTGTGCCTTGTTGATCTCGACCTTGATTACCAATGAACGGATCACCGCTTTTGCTGAAGGCCAGCTCTATGCAGACAGGATCATCTTCTCTGAACAGACCCCGTATCAAAAAATCGTTCTGACCAGAGAAGAGGGAATCAACCGGCATCGCCTCTATCTTGACGGCCATATTCAATTTGCCGAAGTCGATGAATACCGCTATCATGAGGCCCTGGTTCATCCGGTACTGTCCTCGCCCGGCCCTCGCAAAGAGGTTTTAATCCTCGGCGGCGGTGACGGTTTAGCGGTCCGGGAAATCCTGAAATACAACGAGGTGCAGCGGATTATCCTGGTGGATATTGATCCGGCCATCACCAGGATCTGCTCAACCTTGGCCCCGATCACTCGCCTGAATCAGGGTTCTCTGGACGATCCTCGGGTGCGTATTTATAATGAGGATGCCTTTGCCTTCCTGCGTCAAAGCAAGGAGATTTTTGATCGGGTTATTATTGATCTGCCGGACCCCCATAACGAGGCGTTGAGCAAGCTGTACAGTGTTGAGTTTTATACGCTGCTGGCCCGACGGCTGACTGCGGACGGTTTGGTGGTCAGTCAGTCCACCTCGCCCCTGATGACGCGGGAGACCTTCCGGGCAATCGGTGAGACCATGGGCAGTGCTGGCTTCGAGGTCCTGCGTTACAAGGTCAATGTCCCGTCCTTTGCCGGGGACTGGGGCTTCACCTTAGCCGGTCGCCCCGGTCATCTGCCGACCGCTTTTGCCATCCCGGAAGCCAAGACCCGCTTTCTCACCAGCCGGGTAATGGAGGCGGCAACAGTTTTTGCCAAGGATGAACAGGTGGTCTCGGCCTTGACCAATTCTCTTTTTGAACCCAAACTCTACCTGACCTATAACCGGGAAGCTGCCCGTTGGTAA
- a CDS encoding RNA ligase RtcB family protein: MSNRAVVRIIASAKNRIEGEAVQQLEQVAQLQRMHTVIGLPDLHPGKGGPIGGAFFCQGILYPYLIGNDIGCGMGLWQTDLKQRKAKRDRWVKKLHGLEDPWEGDPTPWLAQEDIAPSGWDPALGTIGGGNHFAELQTISSVEDEDTFDRAGLASGHLFLLVHSGSRGLGQHILTKHVEQYKNNGLEQGTAAAEAYIEEHNHALQWARLNRAIIADRFFALLGTAGTRILDRCHNSLTCSTLNGLSGWLHRKGAAPADEGLLVIPGSRGSFTYLVQPIGNQEENCFSLAHGAGRKWQRSGSRSRLKGKYTQESLLQTKLGSRVICEDKDRLYEEAPQAYKNIDVIIQDLQDASLLKVVAVLQPLITYKTRRR, from the coding sequence GTGAGTAATCGGGCTGTGGTTCGTATTATTGCTTCTGCAAAGAATCGGATTGAAGGGGAGGCTGTTCAGCAGCTTGAACAGGTGGCCCAGCTGCAAAGGATGCACACGGTCATTGGTCTGCCTGACCTTCATCCTGGAAAAGGTGGCCCCATTGGTGGGGCCTTTTTTTGTCAAGGTATCCTGTATCCTTATCTGATTGGCAATGATATTGGCTGCGGCATGGGTCTCTGGCAGACCGATCTCAAGCAGAGAAAGGCCAAGCGGGATCGTTGGGTGAAAAAGCTGCACGGGTTGGAAGATCCCTGGGAAGGAGATCCTACGCCTTGGCTCGCCCAAGAAGATATTGCTCCCAGTGGTTGGGATCCTGCTTTGGGTACCATTGGCGGGGGCAATCATTTTGCCGAGTTGCAGACAATCAGTTCGGTTGAGGATGAAGATACCTTTGACCGGGCCGGTTTGGCGAGCGGCCATCTTTTTCTGCTTGTCCATAGTGGTTCCCGAGGGCTCGGGCAGCATATTCTGACCAAGCATGTTGAGCAGTACAAAAACAACGGTCTTGAACAGGGAACGGCAGCAGCTGAGGCCTATATTGAGGAGCATAATCATGCCTTGCAATGGGCACGATTGAACAGGGCGATCATTGCTGATCGTTTTTTCGCTCTGCTCGGGACAGCTGGCACGCGTATTCTGGACAGATGTCATAACAGCCTGACCTGTAGTACCTTGAATGGCCTCTCCGGCTGGTTACACCGAAAAGGGGCCGCCCCCGCAGACGAAGGGCTGCTCGTTATCCCCGGATCTCGCGGGAGCTTCACCTATTTGGTTCAGCCGATCGGTAACCAAGAGGAGAATTGTTTTTCGCTGGCCCACGGTGCAGGCCGCAAGTGGCAAAGGAGCGGCAGTCGCAGCAGGCTCAAAGGAAAATATACTCAGGAATCCCTACTTCAGACAAAGCTCGGCAGCAGGGTGATCTGTGAAGACAAAGACCGGCTCTATGAAGAAGCACCCCAGGCCTATAAGAATATCGACGTCATTATTCAAGATTTGCAGGACGCCAGCTTGCTCAAGGTGGTTGCCGTACTTCAGCCGCTTATCACCTATAAAACAAGGAGAAGATGA
- the aat gene encoding leucyl/phenylalanyl-tRNA--protein transferase has translation MPVFRLSGEIIFPDPQLAEPDGLLAVGGDLAPARILAAYSQGIFPWYSDTEPILWWSPVPRLVLLPEEFHLSKRLARTIRKKIFEVRVDTAFAEVIFSCASIRRDAGKGTWITQEMQDAYIHLHELGFAHSVESWFEGELVGGLYGICLDRFFFGESMFSRKDDASKVALATLMENAECLNIRAVDCQMTTKHMLRFGSRERSREEFEELLEQFIQQIVPQQPWRFAG, from the coding sequence ATGCCCGTTTTTCGACTTTCTGGCGAAATCATCTTTCCAGATCCTCAGCTTGCTGAGCCGGACGGCTTGTTGGCTGTGGGTGGTGATCTTGCCCCAGCCCGCATTCTTGCCGCCTATTCGCAGGGTATTTTTCCTTGGTATTCGGACACTGAACCCATCCTGTGGTGGTCTCCTGTGCCGAGATTGGTCTTACTTCCTGAAGAATTTCATCTTTCTAAACGGCTTGCCCGGACAATTCGGAAAAAGATTTTTGAGGTTCGTGTAGACACAGCCTTTGCAGAGGTTATTTTTTCCTGTGCATCAATACGTCGGGACGCCGGAAAAGGAACCTGGATTACTCAGGAAATGCAGGATGCCTATATTCATCTGCACGAGCTAGGGTTTGCCCATTCCGTGGAATCCTGGTTTGAGGGAGAGTTGGTCGGCGGGTTGTACGGTATTTGTCTGGATCGTTTTTTCTTTGGGGAGTCTATGTTCAGCCGCAAGGACGATGCCTCAAAGGTTGCCTTGGCCACATTGATGGAGAACGCGGAGTGCTTGAACATCCGTGCCGTAGACTGCCAGATGACCACAAAACATATGCTCCGTTTCGGCAGCCGGGAAAGAAGCCGTGAGGAATTTGAAGAACTGCTGGAGCAGTTTATTCAGCAGATTGTTCCGCAGCAACCGTGGCGGTTTGCCGGGTAA